The Alosa alosa isolate M-15738 ecotype Scorff River chromosome 11, AALO_Geno_1.1, whole genome shotgun sequence sequence TTCATTTCGTTCtttctgtacttgtactctgcacaatgacaataaagttgaatctaatctaattttatttttacaatAGTGTCTATAGTAGCCTATTACAGCCTTGTTCTTCCCATATTCGTGTTATTCTATCTTATAACATTCCATGATTATTATAGGAAAATAAGTCCAAGTATAGTAGCCAAATTTAGCTaacttttattatttaaatctataataaatataatttacatttattatttaaatcttAAAAACTATTTTTGCCTGTGATGGAGTGCAGTCACTACAGTTGAGTATGTGCGCTGACTGCCATACCAATGAGCCTGGCTGTTAGGCATTGTGCTCAAGCTGTAGGTTAGGccatttgctatttatgttgGATTGCCTGATGCTTCAACAGGCAAAACATGATTGATCACCTTTGTTTCAACTTTTTGTTGATTTCTCAAATCAGTATGCAACAATTGCACTACCAGCCTGTTTTGTTGATGGCTGTTAAAATGTCTGGAGTTGGGGGGTTGCTATTTTCTTTTCCGTTGCAAATAGGTGTGTAAGGTTTCACTCTCATGTTTAGTAGCCTACCTACTCGAAAACTGTACATGCAAGATCGGAATTGGACACCATTAAAATGTGGGCCTGTAGTCAGCATCTAAATTATTCATTGAGCTCATGGGCAGATTTTGAGCCTACTAGGTCAGATTTGAAGAGTTTTATATGGCAAACTATGGAGATAGCTATATTTAACTATGTGAATGTCATTATCTAGCCTATCATTCTCACCACCAAATGCATCAACACGGGAAATTAATTTCAAAGAGTCGtgacatgttaaaaaaaaacatgaaatcgCACTTTTGCCCCCACCCCATTGGATAGGCACACTAAAatgaagtagcctaggctacaattacCAGTGGATCCACCTCAAGACCATTGTCCTTTGTTTATTTGGGATAGTCGGGGTTGCAGGGTAGGTTACAgtgactttatttatttttaatataaagCAATAGGCTAAATATTTCGGTCCCATTGCGTTACGTAAATGATTAAACCGTTTCATAACGCCAATGAATTGCACTGCGGCATCGACAGCATCTTCAGCCCATCTAAAGTTAGAGCCGCTTTTGTGTGCATAATTGCATAGCCTACATCccccacacaacacaatgtaggCTATCCAGGGGAGCCGGGGAGAACACCCCCTGTATGTGATTTCTCGTATGACGTTGGCGTTTCTTCAGGAAGGCGCCCAGAGAGTTAACGGTTTGGGCTGCTCTGATTGGATTAGCCGGGGCTCAGCAAGTGAATGGAAAAAGATAGAAGCTGGTAGGCAGGGGTAATGACAGCTGCAatcaaacagacaaaaaaggagcacgcacgcacaacgTCGGCTTTTGGACGgtagacatttttttttctgttttacgGAGAAATGTGAGCTAGGTCAATACGACACAAGTATGACATTTCATATCCGTGGGGAATTGAGCCATTTGAGCTGCACGGGGCGGGGTAATGTCTAAGTTCCGGTAGAGCGAGAGAAAGCGAGCACAGTCAAATGGGTTCCAGACGGAATTTACCGGGCGCGGCTGTCGACGTACTGATTGTATTCCCGGACTGGATAAGTTTTTTCGGTGTACGGTGAACGAAAGACGGCTCTAGACGGACCAGGGACACGGCAGATAGGGGACGCGTTGTGTAGCGCCCCTCTGCCCCCTGTCCGTCAAAACGATGAGGATGCTATTAGCATTCTGTTGTCTCTTCTTCGTAACTGGGGGAGCGGACCAAACAACGGCAGACAGGTCCACGGCAAACAGCAACATCGACGAGAACGTGACGGCCGACAGCAATAGAAGGTATCTGAATATTGGAGATGGGACATCTCAAGAATTCGAGTTCCCCGAGAACACGAAAGGCGTGATTGTTCTATCAAGTAAGTACGGGAGTGCGGCGAGTAGGAAGGGCCGGGAAAGCTGGAGGCAAACAGTCCGAGTGCGCTCTTTGGACCCAGATGTGCTTTCCATTTTGAACGTTACTGATAGCGGACACACGGGACCTGTGAGGAGTTACATTATCAGCATTCGCTCAGGTCTAGCAGGCCGGGctccgctgctcatccagctaatAGACCTGGACCAGAACTCAAACCCTGTTCTCATCGAAGAGCGGTCGGACTATTCCATCAGAGTGGCGCCTGGAGACGATGACCCCGCCACCCGGCTCATACAGTCGGGTGGGTTGTCCCATTTCTCAGAGAATCCTGTGCTTTTCGCCCTGCTGCCGCTTATATTCATCAACAAGTGTGCTTTTGGGTGCAAAGTGGAGGTTGACGTGTTACGAGGGTTGCTGAAGAGGCCTGTGCCACTGCTGCTTGGTGTAGTGGGCCAGTTTTTGGTCATGCCTCTCTATGCGTACAGCTTGTCCAGGCTGGTTTCCCTTCCCAAGCCACTGGCCCTGGGCCTGGTCATCACCTGCTCAGCTCCAGGCGGTGGTGGAGGCTACCTTTACAGCTTGCTGCTGGGTGGAGACGTGACCCTCGCCATTTCAATGACGCTGGTGTCCACggtagtggcagcagcagccatGCCTCTGTCATCAGCGCTGTACGGGCATTTGCTGGGTGTCCATGCCGCCCTGCATGTACCCTTTGTCAAGATCCTGGGCACGCTCCTGTTCATTGCCATCCCCATCTCCCTGGGCATGCTGGTGAAGCTGCGTCTGCCGGCCCTCACCCGCGTGCTGCTCACCCTCATCCGGCCCTTCAGCTTCGTCCTCATCGTGGGTGGCATCTTCATGGCCTACCAGATGGGTGCCTCCATCCTGGCGCACGTGCGGCCGCAGATCGTGGCGGCGGGCGTGACTGTGCCACTCTTCGGCCTGGCACTCGGGCTGTGCATGGCACGCGGCGCCGGGCTTCCGCTGGCTCAGAGGAAGACGGTGGGCATTGAGGTGGGCGTGCAGAACAGCCTGCTGGCCCTGGCGGTCATGCAGCTGTCCTTCCGCAGGGCTGAGGCCGACTACGCCTCCCAAGCTCCCTTCATCGTGGCCCTCAGCAGCACCTCGGAGATGCTGCTCACTGTCCTGGCACACATGGCCTACCGGCGCCTCTGCTCAGCCCCTACCAGCCTCGCCCAGACCGACGCCTGATTGTAGCTACCCAAAACACTCGGCGCCCCTTGGACACACCCAGAGTATTCTATCGGCCTGGAGAGCCGCCATTGGAAGCATTTTACAACAGGTCTGAGCAAGAAATGTACGTACAATGAAGCCACACTGCTCACAGGGAACAGTGCCTGTGAATTGACTGTGAtctcttttgtttttgtcttgaaACCAAAGGCCTTTTTTCCCACCCTGGCCCCCCGTTTCGGTTGCATTTGTTTCTTATACTTTTCCtataaaagtaaaaattaaaaaatcatgtaaataacagagagagatacTTATGAAAAGATTGATATTTTTCTATAAGATTTTTTGGTTTGGTTGTTTTTGTAATTGAAATGATTGCCATGTATCATGTTTACAAATGGTCTGTGTTGTCGGAATGAGACTGCGACTGTGTTTTCTTGAGGTGGAAATTGTATGCGGTGTAAGGTTCTATATGGTGTCAAAAAAAGGTGTTCCTGCTGATTGTTCCTCTGGATTCAAAGGAGGGTATCTGAGAATCCATGTACTTGAATAATGCAAAAGAGGAAGTATAAATAAAAAGCATTTTGCCAAAAGCACACTAATTACGTTTTTTTCAGTGGTGCATCTAGAAACAAAGCCAAAGAGGACTTTGGTTGtatagtgtgagtgtgatttTTGGAAGTATGTATTTGGCTTCATTTTGTTATTCAAAGGATCCTGTTTTGTGTTGAATGCGTGTCCTGCTCTGTGCTGCTTTCCATAAGTGTATTTGCATCATTGTGTGCACATGTGGTGTTGT is a genomic window containing:
- the slc10a3 gene encoding P3 protein, which encodes MRMLLAFCCLFFVTGGADQTTADRSTANSNIDENVTADSNRRYLNIGDGTSQEFEFPENTKGVIVLSSKYGSAASRKGRESWRQTVRVRSLDPDVLSILNVTDSGHTGPVRSYIISIRSGLAGRAPLLIQLIDLDQNSNPVLIEERSDYSIRVAPGDDDPATRLIQSGGLSHFSENPVLFALLPLIFINKCAFGCKVEVDVLRGLLKRPVPLLLGVVGQFLVMPLYAYSLSRLVSLPKPLALGLVITCSAPGGGGGYLYSLLLGGDVTLAISMTLVSTVVAAAAMPLSSALYGHLLGVHAALHVPFVKILGTLLFIAIPISLGMLVKLRLPALTRVLLTLIRPFSFVLIVGGIFMAYQMGASILAHVRPQIVAAGVTVPLFGLALGLCMARGAGLPLAQRKTVGIEVGVQNSLLALAVMQLSFRRAEADYASQAPFIVALSSTSEMLLTVLAHMAYRRLCSAPTSLAQTDA